A single region of the Oryzias latipes chromosome 19, ASM223467v1 genome encodes:
- the decr2 gene encoding peroxisomal 2,4-dienoyl-CoA reductase isoform X1, which translates to MAESKAKEAEFLPEDVGTDDCLTSYTYIYSPDLLKDQVAFITGGGSGIGLRIAEIFMRHGCDTIISSRNLDKLKEAAKKLSAVSGRRCLPLCVDVRQPDSIAAAVDEALAQFGRIDILINNAAGNFLCPASALSFNGFKTVLEIDTLGTFNTSKLLYEKWFKDHGGNIVNISATLQYRGQALQVHAGSAKAANDAMTKHLAVEWGPNGVRVNAVAPGPISGTEGYRKLGGPIGEAAGVFQSIPLQRAGNKTEMAHCVLFLASRASSYTTGAILVADGGAWLTSANDVSTMLGYWSSEKKRDK; encoded by the exons ATGGCAGAATCCAAAGCTAAAGAAGCAGAGTTTCTTCCTGAAGATGTTGGAACTGATGACTGCTTGACTTCATACACTTACATCTACAGTCCAGATTTACTAAA AGATCAGGTTGCTTTTATCACAGGAGGGGGATCAGGAATTGGACTTCGTATTGCTGAGATCTTCATGAG GCATGGTTGTGACACAATCATTTCCAGCAGAAACCTGGACAAGCTCAAGGAG GCGGCAAAAAAGCTGTCTGCTGTGTCAGGACGGCGCTGTCTTCCTTTGTGTGTCGATGTGAGGCAGCCTGACAGCATAGCTGCTGCTGTGGATGAGGCACTTGCACAGTTTGGCCGCATAGACATTCTTATCAACA ATGCAGCTGGAAATTTCCTATGCCCTGCCTCTGCACTTTCTTTCAACGGCTTCAAGACCGTTCTTGAAATAGACACTCTGGGCACATTCAACACCAGCAAACTGCTTTATGAGAAGTGGTTTAAG GATCATGGAGGCAACATAGTCAACATCTCTGCAACCCTTCAGTACAGAGGACAGGCCCTCCAGGTGCATGCAGGTTCTGCAAAGGCAGCAAAtg ATGCCATGACCAAGCACTTGGCTGTAGAGTGGGGGCCCAATGGGGTCAGGGTCAATGCTGTGGCTCCAGGACCAATCTCTGGCACAGAAGGCTACCGGAAACTGG GTGGTCCTATAGGggaggctgcaggtgtgtttcagTCCATTCCTCTGCAACGAGCTGGCAACAAGACAGAGATGGCCCACTGTGTTCTCTTCCTGGCCAGCCGTGCGTCTTCTTACACGACTGGAGCCATCCTGGTTGCTGATGGTGGAGCGTGGCTGACTTCAGCCAATGACGTTTCCACAATGTTGG GTTATTGGTCATCTGAAAAGAAAAGGGACAAGTGA
- the rdh13 gene encoding retinol dehydrogenase 13 isoform X1: protein MSKYILPVSVFGTVFGSAVLLKHHVTGGRCPSKATITGKTVVITGANTGIGKETARELAKRGGRILMGCRDMEKCETAAKEIRGATLNPHVYACHLDLASIKSIREFAERVNKEEKRVDVLINNAGVMRCPAWKTEDGFDMQFGVNHLGHFLLTNLLLEKLKEPAPSRVINLSSLAHIIGNIDFEDLNWEKKTFDTKQAYCQSKLANVLFTRELAKRLQGTGVTVNAVHPGVVATELGRHTGLHQSQFSSFMLGPFFSLLVKSPALGAQPSVFLAVSEEMEGVTGRYYDVMTEKEPAAQALDDEVACRLWEVSSRLVGLQENGQHGSLKKEGVSEP from the exons ATGAGTAAATATATTTTACCAGTGTCCGTGTTTGGGACAGTTTTTGGAAGCGCTGTGTTACTCAA ACATCATGTGACTGGAGGCCGGTGTCCCAGTAAGGCTACTATTACCGGGAAGACCGTGGTGATAACAGGAGCAAACACAGGAATCGGGAAGGAAACAGCAAGAGAGCTGGCAAAGAGAG GGGGAAGGATTTTGATGGGGTGCCGTGACATGGAGAAATGCGAAACTGCAGCAAAAGAAATTCGAGGGGCAACCCTGAACCCTCATGTTTATGCGTGTCACCTGGACCTGGCCTCCATAAAGTCCATCCGAGAATTTGCTGAAAGAGTCAATAAAG AGGAGAAGCGTGTAGATGTGCTGATCAACAATGCAGGAGTCATGAGGTGTCCCGCATGGAAAACAGAAGACGGCTTTGACATGCAGTTTGGAGTTAACCACCTAG GCCACTTCTTGTTGACGAATCTCCTGCTGGAGAAGTTGAAAGAGCCCGCCCCCAGCAGAGTGATCAACTTGTCCTCCCTCGCCCACATTATTGGAAACATTGACTTTGAGGACCTAAACTGGGAGAAGAAGACGTTTGATACCAAGCAGGCGTACTGTCAGAGCAAGCTTGCCAATGTTCTGTTCACCAGAGAACTTGCCAAGCGGTTACAAG GGACAGGAGTCACCGTGAATGCTGTACATCCAGGAGTTGTTGCTACGGAGCTCGGGAGGCACACCGGTCTGCACCAATCCCAGTTCTCAAGCTTTATGCTCG GTCCATTTTTCTCTCTGCTGGTGAAGAGCCCTGCGTTGGGGGCCCAGCCCTCAGTTTTCCTTGCTGTGTCTGAGGAGATGGAAGGAGTGACAGGACGATACTACGATGTGATGACTGAAAAAGAACCAGCAGCGCAGGCTCTTGATGACGAGGTAGCCTGCAGACTGTGGGAGGTCAGCAGCAGGCTGGTGGGTCTGCAGGAAAACGGACAGCATGGCTCTTTAAAGAAAGAAGGAGTTTCAGAACCGTAG
- the rdh13 gene encoding retinol dehydrogenase 13 isoform X2 — MGCRDMEKCETAAKEIRGATLNPHVYACHLDLASIKSIREFAERVNKEEKRVDVLINNAGVMRCPAWKTEDGFDMQFGVNHLGHFLLTNLLLEKLKEPAPSRVINLSSLAHIIGNIDFEDLNWEKKTFDTKQAYCQSKLANVLFTRELAKRLQGTGVTVNAVHPGVVATELGRHTGLHQSQFSSFMLGPFFSLLVKSPALGAQPSVFLAVSEEMEGVTGRYYDVMTEKEPAAQALDDEVACRLWEVSSRLVGLQENGQHGSLKKEGVSEP; from the exons ATGGGGTGCCGTGACATGGAGAAATGCGAAACTGCAGCAAAAGAAATTCGAGGGGCAACCCTGAACCCTCATGTTTATGCGTGTCACCTGGACCTGGCCTCCATAAAGTCCATCCGAGAATTTGCTGAAAGAGTCAATAAAG AGGAGAAGCGTGTAGATGTGCTGATCAACAATGCAGGAGTCATGAGGTGTCCCGCATGGAAAACAGAAGACGGCTTTGACATGCAGTTTGGAGTTAACCACCTAG GCCACTTCTTGTTGACGAATCTCCTGCTGGAGAAGTTGAAAGAGCCCGCCCCCAGCAGAGTGATCAACTTGTCCTCCCTCGCCCACATTATTGGAAACATTGACTTTGAGGACCTAAACTGGGAGAAGAAGACGTTTGATACCAAGCAGGCGTACTGTCAGAGCAAGCTTGCCAATGTTCTGTTCACCAGAGAACTTGCCAAGCGGTTACAAG GGACAGGAGTCACCGTGAATGCTGTACATCCAGGAGTTGTTGCTACGGAGCTCGGGAGGCACACCGGTCTGCACCAATCCCAGTTCTCAAGCTTTATGCTCG GTCCATTTTTCTCTCTGCTGGTGAAGAGCCCTGCGTTGGGGGCCCAGCCCTCAGTTTTCCTTGCTGTGTCTGAGGAGATGGAAGGAGTGACAGGACGATACTACGATGTGATGACTGAAAAAGAACCAGCAGCGCAGGCTCTTGATGACGAGGTAGCCTGCAGACTGTGGGAGGTCAGCAGCAGGCTGGTGGGTCTGCAGGAAAACGGACAGCATGGCTCTTTAAAGAAAGAAGGAGTTTCAGAACCGTAG
- the decr2 gene encoding peroxisomal 2,4-dienoyl-CoA reductase isoform X2, translating to MAESKAKEAEFLPEDVGTDDCLTSYTYIYSPDLLKDQVAFITGGGSGIGLRIAEIFMRHGCDTIISSRNLDKLKEAAKKLSAVSGRRCLPLCVDVRQPDSIAAAVDEALAQFGRIDILINNAAGNFLCPASALSFNGFKTVLEIDTLGTFNTSKLLYEKWFKDHGGNIVNISATLQYRGQALQVHAGSAKAANDAMTKHLAVEWGPNGVRVNAVAPGPISGTEGYRKLGGPIGEAAGVFQSIPLQRAGNKTEMAHCVLFLASRASSYTTGAILVADGGAWLTSANDVSTMLGIVSSKSAKL from the exons ATGGCAGAATCCAAAGCTAAAGAAGCAGAGTTTCTTCCTGAAGATGTTGGAACTGATGACTGCTTGACTTCATACACTTACATCTACAGTCCAGATTTACTAAA AGATCAGGTTGCTTTTATCACAGGAGGGGGATCAGGAATTGGACTTCGTATTGCTGAGATCTTCATGAG GCATGGTTGTGACACAATCATTTCCAGCAGAAACCTGGACAAGCTCAAGGAG GCGGCAAAAAAGCTGTCTGCTGTGTCAGGACGGCGCTGTCTTCCTTTGTGTGTCGATGTGAGGCAGCCTGACAGCATAGCTGCTGCTGTGGATGAGGCACTTGCACAGTTTGGCCGCATAGACATTCTTATCAACA ATGCAGCTGGAAATTTCCTATGCCCTGCCTCTGCACTTTCTTTCAACGGCTTCAAGACCGTTCTTGAAATAGACACTCTGGGCACATTCAACACCAGCAAACTGCTTTATGAGAAGTGGTTTAAG GATCATGGAGGCAACATAGTCAACATCTCTGCAACCCTTCAGTACAGAGGACAGGCCCTCCAGGTGCATGCAGGTTCTGCAAAGGCAGCAAAtg ATGCCATGACCAAGCACTTGGCTGTAGAGTGGGGGCCCAATGGGGTCAGGGTCAATGCTGTGGCTCCAGGACCAATCTCTGGCACAGAAGGCTACCGGAAACTGG GTGGTCCTATAGGggaggctgcaggtgtgtttcagTCCATTCCTCTGCAACGAGCTGGCAACAAGACAGAGATGGCCCACTGTGTTCTCTTCCTGGCCAGCCGTGCGTCTTCTTACACGACTGGAGCCATCCTGGTTGCTGATGGTGGAGCGTGGCTGACTTCAGCCAATGACGTTTCCACAATGTTGGGTATAGTCTCCTCTAAGTCTGCTAAACTCTAA